One part of the Stigmatopora argus isolate UIUO_Sarg chromosome 8, RoL_Sarg_1.0, whole genome shotgun sequence genome encodes these proteins:
- the btbd8 gene encoding BTB/POZ domain-containing protein 8 isoform X1 — protein sequence MKSDALTTPHKPGEGQTTGKKATERSTAAKAKTTIRGAPVLNGAGRDVAPPVRSRVTKEAEKVQPASRVRTSPPSCASRGPKAPLAAGVSPENGSKSHHYAANPSIPGTKPKLQAKPANKVPTSKSDSTKQTSSSPASRSKAKEVGKVKPGAAEGAVVGMAKTRSQGLRENHALKHGAPVKKQLLPRKDLNGVKSSPSKANGESNKKVLTGASAKSSTKPTKASALPFKTPSNKSPPKLNKSTTESERASTRSGLAKHAKGPEIKENAQRLDWEKNEEEKVGGCEEAKTASQEQDSVKKTTLSPSAVQKTAIVSDGPQTDKCVGAVKKSESPAPVGCPSAPLEDSWGAVRPQISPASETGSTHSTSSDDIKPRSEDYDAGGSQDDDGCHEGGTSKCGTMRCRDFLGRSSSDTSTPEELKLYEGGGAGLRVEVRLRGREVETTSEEEGARRRPPPPSHKEGRSGAPAMAETLPGNQTSEDEDEEETEEEKSEVEVVPARRPGEPSPPFGGIVNLAFDDDGAGERGNEAADFRSGFRRSVLLSVDECEEMASEEGGARTPCDVFEGDSAARQEPGEEPGDEAIRDAAGDPPAQERPCHLDLRRPFVNGMKKADLHLDLNEAHATGGSPAPAAQSPAGDIACDRLDLGGGDRRPTPSHKAVSPNNETDTGGALARRSDRDGSGPGNFEDKRSEFAQRDWNLLRQLLSDQESNLGVINPVPEELNLAQYLIKQTLSLSRDCLDARDFLSPERETFKRWAELISPMEDSSTSITVTSFSPEDAASPQGEWTIVELETHH from the exons ATGAAGTCAGACGCCCTGACCACCCCCCACAAACCAGGAGAGGGACAAACCACCGGCAAAAAAGCCACCGAACGGAGCACGGCGGCCAAGGCGAAGACGACCATCCGGGGGGCGCCCGTTTTAAACGGCGCCGGGCGGGACGTGGCCCCTCCGGTTCGATCTCGCGTGACGAAGGAAGCGGAGAAGGTTCAACCGGCGAGCAGGGTCAGGACCTCCCCTCCGAGCTGCGCATCCAGAGGTCCGAAGGCCCCCCTTGCAGCAGGCGTTTCGCCGGAAAATGGCAGCAAGAGCCATCATTATGCTGCAAACCCGTCCATTCCAG GAACCAAACCCAAGCTGCAGGCCAAGCCGGCGAACAAAGTGCCGACGAGCAAATCGGATTCGACCAAGCAGACCAGCAG CAGTCCCGCTAGTAGATCCAAGGCGAAAGAAGTCGGGAAAGTCAAACCCGGAGCAGCAGAGGGCGCAGTGGTCGGAATGGCGAAAACCAGGAGCCAAGGACTGCGAGAAAATCACG CGCTGAAGCATGGAGCTCCTGTTAAAAAGCAGCTTTTGCCCAGGAAAGATTTGAACGGCGTCAAATCTTCACCGAGCAAAGCAAACGGAGAAAGCAACAAAAAAGTCTTAACCGGAGCCTCGGCTAAATCTTCTACCAAACCAACCAAAGCGTCCGCGCTGCCTTTTAAGACACCGTCGAACAAGTCGCCACCAAAGTTGAATAAAAGTACCACAGAATCCGAGAGAGCCTCGACAAGATCGGGATTAGCTAAACATGCTAAAGGACCCGAAATAAAGGAAAATGCTCAACGTTTAgactgggaaaaaaacgaaGAAGAGAAGGTCGGCGGCTGTGAAGAAGCGAAAACGGCAAGTCAAGAGCAAGATTCCGTTAAGAAGACAACTTTGTCTCCTTCCGCCGTCCAGAAGACGGCGATTGTATCCGATGGACCGCAAACGGACAAATGCGTCGGCGCCGTGAAAAAATCCGAAAGTCCGGCGCCCGTCGGCTGTCCGAGCGCCCCCCTGGAAGACTCCTGGGGCGCCGTGCGTCCGCAGATAAGCCCCGCCTCCGAAACGGGCAGCACTCACTCCACCTCCTCGGACGACATCAAGCCGCGTTCCGAGGACTACGACGCGGGGGGCTCGCAGGACGACGACGGCTGCCACGAGGGAGGCACGTCCAAGTGCGGCACCATGCGCTGCCGCGACTTCCTGGGGCGCAGCAGCAGCGACACCAGCACCCCCGAGGAGCTCAAGCTGTACGAGGGCGGCGGGGCGGGGCTGAGGGTGGAGGTCCGGCTACGGGGCCGGGAGGTGGAGACCACCAGCGAGGAGGAGGGAGCCCGGCGACGCCCGCCGCCCCCGTCGCACAAGGAAGGGCGCTCCGGCGCCCCGGCGATGGCGGAAACGCTCCCGGGGAATCAGACGTcggaggacgaggacgaagagGAGACGGAGGAAGAGAAGTCCGAAGTGGAGGTGGTCCCCGCCCGGCGTCCCGGCGAGCCCTCGCCTCCCTTCGGCGGGATCGTCAACCTGGCCTTCGACGACGACGGCGCCGGCGAGCGCGGGAACGAGGCGGCGGACTTTCGCTCCGGCTTCCGCCGATCCGTCTTGCTCTCCGTGGACGAGTGCGAGGAGATGGCCTCCGAGGAAGGCGGGGCCCGGACCCCGTGCGACGTTTTCGAGGGGGACTCCGCCGCCCGCCAGGAACCGGGCGAGGAACCCGGAGACGAGGCCATCCGGGATGCCGCCGGAGACCCCCCGGCGCAGGAGCGTCCGTGTCACCTGGACCTCCGGCGACCGTTCGTCAACGGAATGAAGAAGGCCGACTTGCACCTGGACTTAAACGAGGCACACGCGACGGGGGGCTCTCCCGCGCCTGCTGCGCAATCTCCAGCAG GCGACATTGCTTGTGACAGATTGGATCTAGGCGGAGGCGACCGCCGGCCGACGCCGTCCCACAAAGCAGTCTCTCCAAATAACGAGACGGACACGGGCGGCGCGCTCGCCCGCCGTTCGGACCGGGACGGATCGGGACCAGGGAACTTTgaggacaaacgtagcgagttCGCCCAGCGGGACTGGAACCTGCTCAGGCAGCTCCTCTCGGACCAGGAGTCCAATCTGGGTGTGATCAACCCGGTGCCGGAAGAGCTCAACCTTGCGCAGTACCTCATCAAGCAGACGCTGTCCTTGTCCAGGGACTGCTTGGACGCCAGGGACTTCCTGTCCCCGGAGAGGGAGACCTTCAAACGCTGGGCGGAACTCATATCGCCCATGGAGGACTCGTCCACCAGCATTACGGTGACCAGTTTCTCCCCAGAAGATGCCGCCTCGCCGCAAGGGGAGTGGACCATCGTGGAACTGGAAACGCATCACTAA
- the btbd8 gene encoding BTB/POZ domain-containing protein 8 isoform X2, whose translation MKSDALTTPHKPGEGQTTGKKATERSTAAKAKTTIRGAPVLNGAGRDVAPPVRSRVTKEAEKVQPASRVRTSPPSCASRGPKAPLAAGVSPENGSKSHHYAANPSIPGTKPKLQAKPANKVPTSKSDSTKQTSSPASRSKAKEVGKVKPGAAEGAVVGMAKTRSQGLRENHALKHGAPVKKQLLPRKDLNGVKSSPSKANGESNKKVLTGASAKSSTKPTKASALPFKTPSNKSPPKLNKSTTESERASTRSGLAKHAKGPEIKENAQRLDWEKNEEEKVGGCEEAKTASQEQDSVKKTTLSPSAVQKTAIVSDGPQTDKCVGAVKKSESPAPVGCPSAPLEDSWGAVRPQISPASETGSTHSTSSDDIKPRSEDYDAGGSQDDDGCHEGGTSKCGTMRCRDFLGRSSSDTSTPEELKLYEGGGAGLRVEVRLRGREVETTSEEEGARRRPPPPSHKEGRSGAPAMAETLPGNQTSEDEDEEETEEEKSEVEVVPARRPGEPSPPFGGIVNLAFDDDGAGERGNEAADFRSGFRRSVLLSVDECEEMASEEGGARTPCDVFEGDSAARQEPGEEPGDEAIRDAAGDPPAQERPCHLDLRRPFVNGMKKADLHLDLNEAHATGGSPAPAAQSPAGDIACDRLDLGGGDRRPTPSHKAVSPNNETDTGGALARRSDRDGSGPGNFEDKRSEFAQRDWNLLRQLLSDQESNLGVINPVPEELNLAQYLIKQTLSLSRDCLDARDFLSPERETFKRWAELISPMEDSSTSITVTSFSPEDAASPQGEWTIVELETHH comes from the exons ATGAAGTCAGACGCCCTGACCACCCCCCACAAACCAGGAGAGGGACAAACCACCGGCAAAAAAGCCACCGAACGGAGCACGGCGGCCAAGGCGAAGACGACCATCCGGGGGGCGCCCGTTTTAAACGGCGCCGGGCGGGACGTGGCCCCTCCGGTTCGATCTCGCGTGACGAAGGAAGCGGAGAAGGTTCAACCGGCGAGCAGGGTCAGGACCTCCCCTCCGAGCTGCGCATCCAGAGGTCCGAAGGCCCCCCTTGCAGCAGGCGTTTCGCCGGAAAATGGCAGCAAGAGCCATCATTATGCTGCAAACCCGTCCATTCCAG GAACCAAACCCAAGCTGCAGGCCAAGCCGGCGAACAAAGTGCCGACGAGCAAATCGGATTCGACCAAGCAGACCAGCAG TCCCGCTAGTAGATCCAAGGCGAAAGAAGTCGGGAAAGTCAAACCCGGAGCAGCAGAGGGCGCAGTGGTCGGAATGGCGAAAACCAGGAGCCAAGGACTGCGAGAAAATCACG CGCTGAAGCATGGAGCTCCTGTTAAAAAGCAGCTTTTGCCCAGGAAAGATTTGAACGGCGTCAAATCTTCACCGAGCAAAGCAAACGGAGAAAGCAACAAAAAAGTCTTAACCGGAGCCTCGGCTAAATCTTCTACCAAACCAACCAAAGCGTCCGCGCTGCCTTTTAAGACACCGTCGAACAAGTCGCCACCAAAGTTGAATAAAAGTACCACAGAATCCGAGAGAGCCTCGACAAGATCGGGATTAGCTAAACATGCTAAAGGACCCGAAATAAAGGAAAATGCTCAACGTTTAgactgggaaaaaaacgaaGAAGAGAAGGTCGGCGGCTGTGAAGAAGCGAAAACGGCAAGTCAAGAGCAAGATTCCGTTAAGAAGACAACTTTGTCTCCTTCCGCCGTCCAGAAGACGGCGATTGTATCCGATGGACCGCAAACGGACAAATGCGTCGGCGCCGTGAAAAAATCCGAAAGTCCGGCGCCCGTCGGCTGTCCGAGCGCCCCCCTGGAAGACTCCTGGGGCGCCGTGCGTCCGCAGATAAGCCCCGCCTCCGAAACGGGCAGCACTCACTCCACCTCCTCGGACGACATCAAGCCGCGTTCCGAGGACTACGACGCGGGGGGCTCGCAGGACGACGACGGCTGCCACGAGGGAGGCACGTCCAAGTGCGGCACCATGCGCTGCCGCGACTTCCTGGGGCGCAGCAGCAGCGACACCAGCACCCCCGAGGAGCTCAAGCTGTACGAGGGCGGCGGGGCGGGGCTGAGGGTGGAGGTCCGGCTACGGGGCCGGGAGGTGGAGACCACCAGCGAGGAGGAGGGAGCCCGGCGACGCCCGCCGCCCCCGTCGCACAAGGAAGGGCGCTCCGGCGCCCCGGCGATGGCGGAAACGCTCCCGGGGAATCAGACGTcggaggacgaggacgaagagGAGACGGAGGAAGAGAAGTCCGAAGTGGAGGTGGTCCCCGCCCGGCGTCCCGGCGAGCCCTCGCCTCCCTTCGGCGGGATCGTCAACCTGGCCTTCGACGACGACGGCGCCGGCGAGCGCGGGAACGAGGCGGCGGACTTTCGCTCCGGCTTCCGCCGATCCGTCTTGCTCTCCGTGGACGAGTGCGAGGAGATGGCCTCCGAGGAAGGCGGGGCCCGGACCCCGTGCGACGTTTTCGAGGGGGACTCCGCCGCCCGCCAGGAACCGGGCGAGGAACCCGGAGACGAGGCCATCCGGGATGCCGCCGGAGACCCCCCGGCGCAGGAGCGTCCGTGTCACCTGGACCTCCGGCGACCGTTCGTCAACGGAATGAAGAAGGCCGACTTGCACCTGGACTTAAACGAGGCACACGCGACGGGGGGCTCTCCCGCGCCTGCTGCGCAATCTCCAGCAG GCGACATTGCTTGTGACAGATTGGATCTAGGCGGAGGCGACCGCCGGCCGACGCCGTCCCACAAAGCAGTCTCTCCAAATAACGAGACGGACACGGGCGGCGCGCTCGCCCGCCGTTCGGACCGGGACGGATCGGGACCAGGGAACTTTgaggacaaacgtagcgagttCGCCCAGCGGGACTGGAACCTGCTCAGGCAGCTCCTCTCGGACCAGGAGTCCAATCTGGGTGTGATCAACCCGGTGCCGGAAGAGCTCAACCTTGCGCAGTACCTCATCAAGCAGACGCTGTCCTTGTCCAGGGACTGCTTGGACGCCAGGGACTTCCTGTCCCCGGAGAGGGAGACCTTCAAACGCTGGGCGGAACTCATATCGCCCATGGAGGACTCGTCCACCAGCATTACGGTGACCAGTTTCTCCCCAGAAGATGCCGCCTCGCCGCAAGGGGAGTGGACCATCGTGGAACTGGAAACGCATCACTAA
- the c8h1orf146 gene encoding protein SPO16 homolog isoform X2 gives MTSQLTHQAPAARGKVWKTTCIIPHSKQKRLSTTSIFLQKMATNAETNWKTTIIINTSLQSHETIKLLHAQQHKIRLSDSVELDSFVFPQSGTAFKLVQPEKVSDLSIMEEQIQKFLALHQNSFVLFYTPFPGETQLKMLSLIQERFFGRNLYILPVRNNCEIINGMLTIAKATTKPYVDRVQSRMASIRSQILDIRPVLEMLKKLPKTSE, from the exons ATGACGTCACAACTAACTCATCAAGCACCTGCCGCAAGAGGAAAAGTTTGGAAAACGACGTGTATAATTCCTCACAGCAAGCAGAAACGTCTATCAACG ACCTCCATATTTCTTCAGAAGATGGCGACAAACGCGGAAACTAATTGGAAAACAACAATCATCATCAATACGTCCCTGCAG AGCCACGAAACCATCAAGTTACTGCACGCTCAACAACACAAAATCCGACTTTCGGACAGCGTGGAGTTGGActcttttgtttttcctcaatCTG GTACCGCATTCAAGCTTGTGCAGCCCGAAAAAGTCAGCGACCTGTCAATCATGGAAGAGCAAATCCAAAAATTCCTGGCGCTCCATCAGAAttcttttgtgcttttttaCACTCCTTTTCCCGGGGAAACACAACTGAAAATGTTGTCCCTCATCCAGGAAAG GTTCTTTGGCCGCAATCTCTACATTTTACCCGTGCGAAACAATTGCGAAATTATCAATGGAATGCTGACAATTGCTAAG GCCACCACCAAGCCTTACGTGGATCGCGTCCAGAGCAGGATGGCCAGCATCCGCTCCCAGATTCTAGATATCAGACCCGTTTTGGAGATGCTGAAAAAGCTCCCGAAAACctctga
- the c8h1orf146 gene encoding protein SPO16 homolog isoform X1, which produces MTSQLTHQAPAARGKVWKTTCIIPHSKQKRLSTTSIFLQKMATNAETNWKTTIIINTSLQSHETIKLLHAQQHKIRLSDSVELDSFVFPQSGTAFKLVQPEKVSDLSIMEEQIQKFLALHQNSFVLFYTPFPGETQLKMLSLIQERFFGRNLYILPVRNNCEIINGMLTIAKATTKPYVDRVQSRMASIRSQILDIRPVLEMLKKLPKTSDDSPASGRPCVAPD; this is translated from the exons ATGACGTCACAACTAACTCATCAAGCACCTGCCGCAAGAGGAAAAGTTTGGAAAACGACGTGTATAATTCCTCACAGCAAGCAGAAACGTCTATCAACG ACCTCCATATTTCTTCAGAAGATGGCGACAAACGCGGAAACTAATTGGAAAACAACAATCATCATCAATACGTCCCTGCAG AGCCACGAAACCATCAAGTTACTGCACGCTCAACAACACAAAATCCGACTTTCGGACAGCGTGGAGTTGGActcttttgtttttcctcaatCTG GTACCGCATTCAAGCTTGTGCAGCCCGAAAAAGTCAGCGACCTGTCAATCATGGAAGAGCAAATCCAAAAATTCCTGGCGCTCCATCAGAAttcttttgtgcttttttaCACTCCTTTTCCCGGGGAAACACAACTGAAAATGTTGTCCCTCATCCAGGAAAG GTTCTTTGGCCGCAATCTCTACATTTTACCCGTGCGAAACAATTGCGAAATTATCAATGGAATGCTGACAATTGCTAAG GCCACCACCAAGCCTTACGTGGATCGCGTCCAGAGCAGGATGGCCAGCATCCGCTCCCAGATTCTAGATATCAGACCCGTTTTGGAGATGCTGAAAAAGCTCCCGAAAACctctga